From the genome of Ziziphus jujuba cultivar Dongzao chromosome 6, ASM3175591v1, one region includes:
- the LOC125418924 gene encoding putative disease resistance protein RGA3, translating to MSCGLNDSSIVVTTRQKKVASIMRATQMHHLSNLSEDECWLLFSQRAFGNESEKRPSLVKIGKEIVKKCKGNPLAAKSLGSLMYSKSEEKQWLLVMEGELRNLPQDETSILPALRLSYFQLTAQVRRCFVFCAIFSKDFQIEKETLVHLWMANDLISPRGNIEVEEMGNEICNELYLRSFFQDADRDGLGNIKSLKMHDLVHDLA from the coding sequence ATGTCTTGTGGATTAAATGATTCTTCAATTGTAGTTACCACTCGTCAAAAAAAGGTTGCATCAATTATGAGAGCAACACAAATGCATCATTTATCTAACTTATCTGAAGATGAATGTTGGTTATTGTTCAGCCAACGTGCATTTGGCAATGAAAGTGAGAAACGACCAAGTCTTGTGAAAATTGGAAAGGAGATTGTGAAGAAGTGCAAGGGAAATCCGCTGGCAGCAAAGAGTTTAGGAAGCTTAATGTACTCCAAAAGTGAGGAAAAGCAGTGGCTTTTGGTTATGGAAGGTGAACTTCGGAATTTACCACAAGATGAAACTTCCATCCTGCCAGCTTTGAGATTGAGCTACTTTCAACTAACTGCTCAAGTACGAAGATGTTTTGTGTTTTGTGCCATTTTCTCCAAGGATTTTCAAATTGAGAAGGAAACATTAGTTCATCTTTGGATGGCTAATGATCTTATATCTCCCAGAGGAAACATAGAGGTGGAAGAGATGGGCAATGAAATTTGTAATGAATTATATTTGCGATCATTCTTTCAAGATGCTGACAGGGATGGACTTGGCAACATTAAAAGTTTAAAGATGCATGATCTAGTACATGATCTGGCTTAA